One genomic window of Eriocheir sinensis breed Jianghai 21 chromosome 57, ASM2467909v1, whole genome shotgun sequence includes the following:
- the LOC126984362 gene encoding uncharacterized protein LOC126984362 isoform X2 — MEVVGEVWRGERAERSVQQIPLGTSGFPLPVDIDPIPSGPRVTMPHISFRDMGSLVQQATVAVNERFDTIEPAIYQSGARQVPGTPAWFMAASHKTKVVAKNISRIALISEEATKYTAQQFRLDQDQVSYGLPTADVRGTVLGDQCPVEVDFPCQPRKYRAFNGYCNNVQNPKWGNANTRYLRFLPANYGDGVSVPRQATSGDFLPSTRAISLALHRDHDTPHKFMTSVAAVFGQFISHDLSHTPQMAGYIGQRLRCCGVNFSDFHPECYPIRIPDNDPIYSPLKQKCQEYVRSGTAPRTGCTLGPREQINQVTSFIDGSVIYGSSKEESDELRAFTGGLLRMQRGPGSTQILAEDDNQIDCKATGRFKCFKSGDVRVNEHIGVAAMHQLFVREHNRIATFLSELNTHWTDEQVFQEARRIVGATLQHITFTEFLPSILGQGIIEKYGLALQSSGFFAGYDININAGIANSVATQALQFVASMMPNTVAYFEDGQKVKERPIASTFYAPFDLYERGKFDEVLEGMVSSHAQNEDMAISEAMTSKMFEDAKTGVGLDLAAQILQQGRDHGIAGYNRWRHFCGLPKAASFQDLSDVVAPENIKKLQGIYKHVDDVDLFTGGLAEKPNRGALVGPTFGCLIGRQFHYLRRGDRYWYENDIPPSSFTKEQLYELRKTSLGRVICDNSDKLQHVQPKVMLEADSFLNAPMACQGKNIKGVDLKKWKTASPNFIIPDKMLQESIERAKRDITNMRDSEWNLWEAPHTPTDPRPRTKRQTNSRPRLTPSGHPRTQRPTWGGQRVTPDLMQALVGRGSEAQGSEDLKLSPRVMREAEELLTDCFSAGVKAWGFMRQHERQLWQKQLTADPKGPLGSAYAFSKPKAQSVKISNSSFILQFASARFVNNYFAGSDSIRARKTRAADRQLKDTESGSPSNVLDLMEVLPNIDVSDIMEIPSVFECDDQTLPCDHTSRFRTATGWCNNLNFPSFGKSFRAKSRLLRPSYEDGLSKPRATSVTGQPLPSPRLISTNMHNDVSAPHVRYTLMVMQWGQFIDHDIIFTPINKGFQDSILDCRRCDSPQTVHPECFPIGIPANDPFFPPVNISSGQPFCIPLTRSMPGQLTLGYREQMNQVTAFVDASHTYGSDKCEQRQLRTLTDGKLRGTPNPLRGKLLLPTEEENHECQAPSGRCFIGGDTRASEQPGLTALHTLMMREHNRVAGELKRLNKHWSDEQLFQNARRIVTAINQHVTYNEWLPRVLGWNAVNLYGLNLLPEGYYEGYDAYCNPTVLNECGIAFRFGHSLLKPSLERMDGIFAKQDPPVKLSEHFFNPDLLYQPGMLDEIIRGLTTVSMETLDQFLTDEVTNHLFEDKKKPFSGLDLASLNIQRGRDHGLQPYNEYRALCNLTRARSFDDLHREIARPVIERMKRTYAHVDDIDLFTGGLIETPLHGGLVGPTFGCVLGIQFRNLRKCDRFWYENSDPLVRFTDPQLTEIRKVTLAKMLCDNCDNVESEQRSVFDLPDPFLNPRVSCRDLPGINLELWKERVSCGVGKTNIDIGAAERISPCVMCTCTKEGPVCQSLKIDNCFHLAQSYSPESILNDHVCKVQCAFAFRAFPQVATKDSNQLGFADR, encoded by the exons atggaggtggtgggggaggtgtggCGGGGGGAGAGGGCGGAAAGATCTGTTCAACAAATTCCGCTCGGCACTTCTGGATTTCCGCTGCCTGTTGATATCGACCCAATACCTTCTG GTCCGAGGGTCACCATGCCTCATATAAGCTTCCGAGACATGGGCAGCCTCGTACAGCAGGCAACCGTCGCTGTCAATGAGAGATTTGACACCATAGAACCGGCCATATACCAgagcg GGGCGCGGCAGGTCCCTGGTACCCCCGCCTGGTTCATGGCCGCCTCGCACAAGACCAAGGTTGTCGCAAAGAACATATCCAGAATTGCGCTCATTTCCGAGGAGGCGACGAAATACACGGCACAACA GTTTCGGCTGGACCAAGATCAGGTGAGCTATGGCCTTCCGACAGCGGACGTACGCGGGACCGTCCTCGGCGACCAGTGCCCAGTGGAGGTCGACTTCCCGTGCCAGCCGAGAAAATACCGCGCTTTTAACGGCTACTGTAACAACGTCCAGAATCCAAAATGGGGTAACGCCAACACCAGATATCTCCGTTTCCTCCCAGCGAATTACGGGGACGGGGTGTCCGTTCCGCGGCAGGCGACCTCGGGTGATTTTCTCCCGTCGACGCGAGCGATCAGTCTGGCCCTCCATCGCGACCATGACACGCCGCACAAGTTTATGACCTCGGTGGCGGCAGTGTTCGGACAGTTCATCTCACACGACCTCTCGCATACGCCGCAGATGGcag ggTACATCGGCCAGCGTCTCCGTTGCTGTGGGGTCAACTTCAGCGACTTCCACCCCGAGTGTTACCCGATTCGCATCCCCGATAACGACCCGATCTATTCCCCGCTCAAACAGAAGTGCCAGGAATACGTGAGGTCAGGCACGGCTCCGAGGACTGGATGCACGCTAG GGCCCAGAGAGCAGATCAACCAGGTGACATCCTTCATCGACGGCTCTGTGATCTACGGGTCGAGCAAGGAGGAGAGCGATGAGCTACGAGCGTTCACCGGCGGACTTCTCAGGATGCAGCGGGGCCCGGGCAGCACACAGATACTAGCGGAGGATGACAACCAGATCGACTGCAAGGCCACGGGAAGATTTAA GTGTTTCAAATCCGGCGACGTCCGCGTAAACGAACACATTGGGGTCGCCGCCATGCACCAGCTGTTCGTCAGGGAGCACAACCGCATTGCCACCTTCCTCTCGGAGCTCAACACACACTGGACGGACGAGCAGGTCTTCCAGGAGGCCAGAAGGATCGTAGGGGCGACACTTCAACACATTACGTTCACCGAATTCCTTCCGTCAATTCTGGgccag ggcatCATTGAGAAGTATGGCCTGGCTCTGCAGTCTTCTGGATTCTTCGCCGGCTACGACATCAACATTAACGCCGGCATCGCTAACTCTGTGGCCACTCAAGCGCTCCAGTTCGTCGCCTCCATGATGCCGAACACAGTGGCTTATTTTGAAGac GGTCAGAAGGTCAAGGAACGCCCCATCGCCAGCACCTTCTACGCACCCTTCGACCTTTACGAGCGAGGCAAGTTCGACGAGGTCCTTGAGGGGATGGTCAGCTCCCACGCCCAGAATGAGGATATGGCCATTTCCGAAGCCATGACCAGCAAGATGTTTGAGGACGCTAAGACTG GGGTTGGCCTGGACCTGGCGGCACAGATCCTGCAGCAGGGGCGTGACCACGGCATCGCTGGATACAACCGCTGGAGGCACTTCTGCGGCCTCCCGAAAGCTGCCTCCTTCCAAGACCTGAGTGACGTCGTTGCCCCGGAAAACATCAAGAAACTACAAGGGATTTATAA GCATGTGGATGATGTGGATCTCTTCACCGGTGGACTCGCGGAAAAGCCAAACCGTGGAGCGCTGGTTGGGCCCACATTTGGCTGTTTGATTGGTCGGCAGTTCCACTACCTGAGGCGAGGCGATCGTTACTGGTATGAGAACGACATTCCACCCTCCTCATTCACtaagg AACAACTGTACGAGCTCCGCAAGACCAGCCTGGGACGTGTGATCTGCGACAACAGCGACAAGCTCCAGCACGTCCAGCCCAAGGTCATGCTGGAGGCTGATTCCTTCCT GAACGCCCCAATGGCCTGTCAGGGGAAGAATATCAAGGGTGTGgacctgaagaagtggaagaccgCCAGCCCCAACTTCATCATTCCCGACAAGATGCTTCAGGAGAGCATTGAGAGGGCCAAGCGCGACATCACCAACATGAGGGACTCCGAGTGGAACCTCTGGGAAGCAC CACACACACCAACTGACCCAAGACCCAGAACGAAGCGACAGACTAACTCCCGACCCAGACTGACCCCAAGCGGACACCCCAGGACGCAACGCCCGACCTGGGGGGGCCAGCGCGTGACCCCTGACCTCATGCAAGCGCTGGTGGGCAGGGGGTCGGAAGCGCAGGGGAGTGAGGACTTGAAGTTGAGTCCGAGGGTTATGCGGGAGGCCGAGGAGCTTCTGACGGATTGCTTTAGCGCGGGTGTCAAGGCTTGGGGGTTTATGAGGCAACACGAACGGCAGCTGTGGCAGAAAC agCTGACTGCCGACCCCAAAGGACCTCTGGGGTCAGCCTACGCCTTCAGCAAGCCCAAGGCGCAATCCGTCAAGATCTCAAACTCCTCCTTCATCCTGCAGTTTGCTTCAGCGCGATTTGTAAACAACTATTTCGCTGG GTCAGACAGCATAAGGGCACGAAAAACACGTGCAGCCGACCGCCAGCTGAAGGACACTGAATCCGGGTCACCAAGCAATGTCCTCGACCTGATGGAAGTGTTGCCAAACATTGACGTGAGCGACATCATGGAAATCcccagtgtgtttgagtgtgacgaCCAGACCCTGCCTTGCGACCATACATCGCGATTCCGTACGGCGACAGGATGGTGCAATAACCTGAATTTCCCGTCCTTCGGCAAGTCATTCCGGGCCAAGAGTCGTCTGTTGAGGCCCTCCTATGaagatg GCCTATCAAAACCCCGAGCTACATCAGTCACAGGTCAGCCGCTTCCCTCCCCTCGGCTAATCTCTACAAACATGCACAACGATGTCTCGGCTCCTCATGTTCGCTACACCCTCATGGTCATGCAGTGGGGGCAGTTTATCGACCATGACATCATCTTCACGCCTATCAACaaag ggttCCAGGACTCCATTCTTGACTGCCGGCGCTGCGATTCACCCCAGACGGTTCACCCCGAGTGCTTCCCTATCGGCATTCCCGCCAATGACCCGTTCTTTCCACCAGTCAATATCTCCTCTGGGCAGCCTTTCTGTATCCCTCTGACGCGCTCCATGCCGGGACAGCTGActctag GTTACCGAGAGCAGATGAACCAGGTCACTGCATTTGTGGACGCCTCACACACCTATGGCTCGGACAAGTGTGAACAGAGACAGCTGAGAACGCTAACG GATGGCAAGCTGCGTGGCACTCCTAACCCCTTGAGAGGCAAGCTGCTGCTGCCCACTGAGGAGGAGAATCATGAGTGCCAGGCGCCATCAGGAAGGTGTTTCATAGGAG GCGACACTCGGGCCTCTGAGCAGCCAGGTCTCACCGCGCTTCACACCCTCATGATGCGCGAGCACAACCGCGTCGCTGGGGAGCTCAAGCGCCTCAACAAGCACTGGAGCGACGAGCAGCTCTTCCAGAACGCTCGGCGGATCGTGACGGCCATCAACCAACACGTGACGTACAATGAGTGGCTGCCGAGAGTCCTGGGATGGAACGCAGTCAACCTGTATGGCCTTAACCTGCTGCCAGAGGGATACTATGAAG GTTACGACGCATATTGCAACCCCACGGTCCTCAACGAGTGTGGAATAGCCTTCCGCTTCGGCCACTCCCTGCTGAAGCCTTCCCTGGAGCGGATGGACGGAATCTTCGCCAAGCAGGACCCTCCCGTCAAGCTGAGCGAGCACTTCTTCAACCCAGACTTGCTCTACCAACCGGGAATGCTCGACGAAATTATCCGAGGGCTCACGACTGTCTCCATGGAAACGCTTGACCAGTTCTTGACGGACGAGGTCACGAACCATCTATTCGAGGACAAGAAGAAGCCGTTCTCTGGGCTTGACCTTGCATCACTGAATATCCAGAGAGGTCGCGATCACGGACTACAACCTTATAATGAGTACCGAGCGCTGTGTAACCTTACGCGAGCGAGAAGCTTTGATGACCTACACCGGGAAATCGCACGGCCGGTCATCGAGCGTATGAAGCGGACTTACGCACACGTCGACGATATCGACCTCTTCACCGGCGGCCTAATCGAAACGCCACTCCACGGAGGACTCGTAGGACCCACCTTCGGCTGTGTCCTCGGCATCCAGTTCAGAAACCTTCGGAAGTGTGACCGCTTCTGGTACGAAAATTCTGACCCCTTGGTACGATTCACCGACCCACAGCTGACGGAGATAAGGAAG GTCACGCTTGCCAAGATGCTCTGCGATAACTGCGATAATGTGGAGAGTGAGCAGCGGTCCGTCTTTGACCTTCCTGACCCCTTCCT GAACCCTCGTGTGTCCTGCCGTGACCTGCCGGGGATCAACCTGGAGCTGTGGAAGGAGCGAGTGTCATGTGGGGTCGGTAAGACTAATATTGACATCGGGGCAGCCGAGCGCATATCACCCTGTGTCATGTGCACCTGTACcaaggaaggg CCGGTGTGCCAGAGCCTGAAGATCGACAACTGCTTCCACCTGGCCCAGTCCTACAGCCCTGAGTCCATCCTCAACGACCACGTCTGTAAGGTCCAGTGTGCCTTCGCCTTCAGAGCCTTCCCGCAAGTTGCCACCAAGGACTCCAACCAACTGGGCTTCGCAGATAGATAG
- the LOC126984362 gene encoding uncharacterized protein LOC126984362 isoform X3, whose translation MKHSRRPMNFSMGVWTAVLWLAAVAAGVAAMEVVGEVWRGERAERSVQQIPLGTSGFPLPVDIDPIPSGPRVTMPHISFRDMGSLVQQATVAVNERFDTIEPAIYQSGARQVPGTPAWFMAASHKTKVVAKNISRIALISEEATKYTAQQFRLDQDQVSYGLPTADVRGTVLGDQCPVEVDFPCQPRKYRAFNGYCNNVQNPKWGNANTRYLRFLPANYGDGVSVPRQATSGDFLPSTRAISLALHRDHDTPHKFMTSVAAVFGQFISHDLSHTPQMAGYIGQRLRCCGVNFSDFHPECYPIRIPDNDPIYSPLKQKCQEYVRSGTAPRTGCTLGPREQINQVTSFIDGSVIYGSSKEESDELRAFTGGLLRMQRGPGSTQILAEDDNQIDCKATGRFKCFKSGDVRVNEHIGVAAMHQLFVREHNRIATFLSELNTHWTDEQVFQEARRIVGATLQHITFTEFLPSILGQGIIEKYGLALQSSGFFAGYDININAGIANSVATQALQFVASMMPNTVAYFEDGQKVKERPIASTFYAPFDLYERGKFDEVLEGMVSSHAQNEDMAISEAMTSKMFEDAKTGVGLDLAAQILQQGRDHGIAGYNRWRHFCGLPKAASFQDLSDVVAPENIKKLQGIYKHVDDVDLFTGGLAEKPNRGALVGPTFGCLIGRQFHYLRRGDRYWYENDIPPSSFTKEQLYELRKTSLGRVICDNSDKLQHVQPKVMLEADSFLNAPMACQGKNIKGVDLKKWKTASPNFIIPDKMLQESIERAKRDITNMRDSEWNLWEAQLTADPKGPLGSAYAFSKPKAQSVKISNSSFILQFASARFVNNYFAGSDSIRARKTRAADRQLKDTESGSPSNVLDLMEVLPNIDVSDIMEIPSVFECDDQTLPCDHTSRFRTATGWCNNLNFPSFGKSFRAKSRLLRPSYEDGLSKPRATSVTGQPLPSPRLISTNMHNDVSAPHVRYTLMVMQWGQFIDHDIIFTPINKGFQDSILDCRRCDSPQTVHPECFPIGIPANDPFFPPVNISSGQPFCIPLTRSMPGQLTLGYREQMNQVTAFVDASHTYGSDKCEQRQLRTLTDGKLRGTPNPLRGKLLLPTEEENHECQAPSGRCFIGGDTRASEQPGLTALHTLMMREHNRVAGELKRLNKHWSDEQLFQNARRIVTAINQHVTYNEWLPRVLGWNAVNLYGLNLLPEGYYEGYDAYCNPTVLNECGIAFRFGHSLLKPSLERMDGIFAKQDPPVKLSEHFFNPDLLYQPGMLDEIIRGLTTVSMETLDQFLTDEVTNHLFEDKKKPFSGLDLASLNIQRGRDHGLQPYNEYRALCNLTRARSFDDLHREIARPVIERMKRTYAHVDDIDLFTGGLIETPLHGGLVGPTFGCVLGIQFRNLRKCDRFWYENSDPLVRFTDPQLTEIRKVTLAKMLCDNCDNVESEQRSVFDLPDPFLNPRVSCRDLPGINLELWKERVSCGVGKTNIDIGAAERISPCVMCTCTKEGPVCQSLKIDNCFHLAQSYSPESILNDHVCKVQCAFAFRAFPQVATKDSNQLGFADR comes from the exons ATGAAGCATTCGCGTAGGCCTATGAACTTCAGTATGgg AGTGTGGACGGCAGTATTATGGTTGGCGGCTGTGGCGGCTGGTGTGGCGGctatggaggtggtgggggaggtgtggCGGGGGGAGAGGGCGGAAAGATCTGTTCAACAAATTCCGCTCGGCACTTCTGGATTTCCGCTGCCTGTTGATATCGACCCAATACCTTCTG GTCCGAGGGTCACCATGCCTCATATAAGCTTCCGAGACATGGGCAGCCTCGTACAGCAGGCAACCGTCGCTGTCAATGAGAGATTTGACACCATAGAACCGGCCATATACCAgagcg GGGCGCGGCAGGTCCCTGGTACCCCCGCCTGGTTCATGGCCGCCTCGCACAAGACCAAGGTTGTCGCAAAGAACATATCCAGAATTGCGCTCATTTCCGAGGAGGCGACGAAATACACGGCACAACA GTTTCGGCTGGACCAAGATCAGGTGAGCTATGGCCTTCCGACAGCGGACGTACGCGGGACCGTCCTCGGCGACCAGTGCCCAGTGGAGGTCGACTTCCCGTGCCAGCCGAGAAAATACCGCGCTTTTAACGGCTACTGTAACAACGTCCAGAATCCAAAATGGGGTAACGCCAACACCAGATATCTCCGTTTCCTCCCAGCGAATTACGGGGACGGGGTGTCCGTTCCGCGGCAGGCGACCTCGGGTGATTTTCTCCCGTCGACGCGAGCGATCAGTCTGGCCCTCCATCGCGACCATGACACGCCGCACAAGTTTATGACCTCGGTGGCGGCAGTGTTCGGACAGTTCATCTCACACGACCTCTCGCATACGCCGCAGATGGcag ggTACATCGGCCAGCGTCTCCGTTGCTGTGGGGTCAACTTCAGCGACTTCCACCCCGAGTGTTACCCGATTCGCATCCCCGATAACGACCCGATCTATTCCCCGCTCAAACAGAAGTGCCAGGAATACGTGAGGTCAGGCACGGCTCCGAGGACTGGATGCACGCTAG GGCCCAGAGAGCAGATCAACCAGGTGACATCCTTCATCGACGGCTCTGTGATCTACGGGTCGAGCAAGGAGGAGAGCGATGAGCTACGAGCGTTCACCGGCGGACTTCTCAGGATGCAGCGGGGCCCGGGCAGCACACAGATACTAGCGGAGGATGACAACCAGATCGACTGCAAGGCCACGGGAAGATTTAA GTGTTTCAAATCCGGCGACGTCCGCGTAAACGAACACATTGGGGTCGCCGCCATGCACCAGCTGTTCGTCAGGGAGCACAACCGCATTGCCACCTTCCTCTCGGAGCTCAACACACACTGGACGGACGAGCAGGTCTTCCAGGAGGCCAGAAGGATCGTAGGGGCGACACTTCAACACATTACGTTCACCGAATTCCTTCCGTCAATTCTGGgccag ggcatCATTGAGAAGTATGGCCTGGCTCTGCAGTCTTCTGGATTCTTCGCCGGCTACGACATCAACATTAACGCCGGCATCGCTAACTCTGTGGCCACTCAAGCGCTCCAGTTCGTCGCCTCCATGATGCCGAACACAGTGGCTTATTTTGAAGac GGTCAGAAGGTCAAGGAACGCCCCATCGCCAGCACCTTCTACGCACCCTTCGACCTTTACGAGCGAGGCAAGTTCGACGAGGTCCTTGAGGGGATGGTCAGCTCCCACGCCCAGAATGAGGATATGGCCATTTCCGAAGCCATGACCAGCAAGATGTTTGAGGACGCTAAGACTG GGGTTGGCCTGGACCTGGCGGCACAGATCCTGCAGCAGGGGCGTGACCACGGCATCGCTGGATACAACCGCTGGAGGCACTTCTGCGGCCTCCCGAAAGCTGCCTCCTTCCAAGACCTGAGTGACGTCGTTGCCCCGGAAAACATCAAGAAACTACAAGGGATTTATAA GCATGTGGATGATGTGGATCTCTTCACCGGTGGACTCGCGGAAAAGCCAAACCGTGGAGCGCTGGTTGGGCCCACATTTGGCTGTTTGATTGGTCGGCAGTTCCACTACCTGAGGCGAGGCGATCGTTACTGGTATGAGAACGACATTCCACCCTCCTCATTCACtaagg AACAACTGTACGAGCTCCGCAAGACCAGCCTGGGACGTGTGATCTGCGACAACAGCGACAAGCTCCAGCACGTCCAGCCCAAGGTCATGCTGGAGGCTGATTCCTTCCT GAACGCCCCAATGGCCTGTCAGGGGAAGAATATCAAGGGTGTGgacctgaagaagtggaagaccgCCAGCCCCAACTTCATCATTCCCGACAAGATGCTTCAGGAGAGCATTGAGAGGGCCAAGCGCGACATCACCAACATGAGGGACTCCGAGTGGAACCTCTGGGAAGCAC agCTGACTGCCGACCCCAAAGGACCTCTGGGGTCAGCCTACGCCTTCAGCAAGCCCAAGGCGCAATCCGTCAAGATCTCAAACTCCTCCTTCATCCTGCAGTTTGCTTCAGCGCGATTTGTAAACAACTATTTCGCTGG GTCAGACAGCATAAGGGCACGAAAAACACGTGCAGCCGACCGCCAGCTGAAGGACACTGAATCCGGGTCACCAAGCAATGTCCTCGACCTGATGGAAGTGTTGCCAAACATTGACGTGAGCGACATCATGGAAATCcccagtgtgtttgagtgtgacgaCCAGACCCTGCCTTGCGACCATACATCGCGATTCCGTACGGCGACAGGATGGTGCAATAACCTGAATTTCCCGTCCTTCGGCAAGTCATTCCGGGCCAAGAGTCGTCTGTTGAGGCCCTCCTATGaagatg GCCTATCAAAACCCCGAGCTACATCAGTCACAGGTCAGCCGCTTCCCTCCCCTCGGCTAATCTCTACAAACATGCACAACGATGTCTCGGCTCCTCATGTTCGCTACACCCTCATGGTCATGCAGTGGGGGCAGTTTATCGACCATGACATCATCTTCACGCCTATCAACaaag ggttCCAGGACTCCATTCTTGACTGCCGGCGCTGCGATTCACCCCAGACGGTTCACCCCGAGTGCTTCCCTATCGGCATTCCCGCCAATGACCCGTTCTTTCCACCAGTCAATATCTCCTCTGGGCAGCCTTTCTGTATCCCTCTGACGCGCTCCATGCCGGGACAGCTGActctag GTTACCGAGAGCAGATGAACCAGGTCACTGCATTTGTGGACGCCTCACACACCTATGGCTCGGACAAGTGTGAACAGAGACAGCTGAGAACGCTAACG GATGGCAAGCTGCGTGGCACTCCTAACCCCTTGAGAGGCAAGCTGCTGCTGCCCACTGAGGAGGAGAATCATGAGTGCCAGGCGCCATCAGGAAGGTGTTTCATAGGAG GCGACACTCGGGCCTCTGAGCAGCCAGGTCTCACCGCGCTTCACACCCTCATGATGCGCGAGCACAACCGCGTCGCTGGGGAGCTCAAGCGCCTCAACAAGCACTGGAGCGACGAGCAGCTCTTCCAGAACGCTCGGCGGATCGTGACGGCCATCAACCAACACGTGACGTACAATGAGTGGCTGCCGAGAGTCCTGGGATGGAACGCAGTCAACCTGTATGGCCTTAACCTGCTGCCAGAGGGATACTATGAAG GTTACGACGCATATTGCAACCCCACGGTCCTCAACGAGTGTGGAATAGCCTTCCGCTTCGGCCACTCCCTGCTGAAGCCTTCCCTGGAGCGGATGGACGGAATCTTCGCCAAGCAGGACCCTCCCGTCAAGCTGAGCGAGCACTTCTTCAACCCAGACTTGCTCTACCAACCGGGAATGCTCGACGAAATTATCCGAGGGCTCACGACTGTCTCCATGGAAACGCTTGACCAGTTCTTGACGGACGAGGTCACGAACCATCTATTCGAGGACAAGAAGAAGCCGTTCTCTGGGCTTGACCTTGCATCACTGAATATCCAGAGAGGTCGCGATCACGGACTACAACCTTATAATGAGTACCGAGCGCTGTGTAACCTTACGCGAGCGAGAAGCTTTGATGACCTACACCGGGAAATCGCACGGCCGGTCATCGAGCGTATGAAGCGGACTTACGCACACGTCGACGATATCGACCTCTTCACCGGCGGCCTAATCGAAACGCCACTCCACGGAGGACTCGTAGGACCCACCTTCGGCTGTGTCCTCGGCATCCAGTTCAGAAACCTTCGGAAGTGTGACCGCTTCTGGTACGAAAATTCTGACCCCTTGGTACGATTCACCGACCCACAGCTGACGGAGATAAGGAAG GTCACGCTTGCCAAGATGCTCTGCGATAACTGCGATAATGTGGAGAGTGAGCAGCGGTCCGTCTTTGACCTTCCTGACCCCTTCCT GAACCCTCGTGTGTCCTGCCGTGACCTGCCGGGGATCAACCTGGAGCTGTGGAAGGAGCGAGTGTCATGTGGGGTCGGTAAGACTAATATTGACATCGGGGCAGCCGAGCGCATATCACCCTGTGTCATGTGCACCTGTACcaaggaaggg CCGGTGTGCCAGAGCCTGAAGATCGACAACTGCTTCCACCTGGCCCAGTCCTACAGCCCTGAGTCCATCCTCAACGACCACGTCTGTAAGGTCCAGTGTGCCTTCGCCTTCAGAGCCTTCCCGCAAGTTGCCACCAAGGACTCCAACCAACTGGGCTTCGCAGATAGATAG